Proteins co-encoded in one Acidithiobacillus caldus ATCC 51756 genomic window:
- a CDS encoding efflux RND transporter periplasmic adaptor subunit, whose protein sequence is MNAAKRPWLAGGLVLALSLGLAACGKSPREAPTAGATVQAQVLTLKSSAEKGYSSVPGTVVAAQQVQLSSRLSGYLRHLDLRVGQAVQRGQLLFEVDPATADSQVQQARASLAQAEANLANARSNYERFKHLYAQGAIPAKQWDEVQAQYRMAEAQAAAARAGIASAQANLGYARVTAPFAGVITEKFLQNGDLVAPGRPVLTLADPSHLEVQASVGSRLFAALRQGETVPVLADGHTIDARVLDLVAVADSETHTHLVKLTLPADSPVQAGDYVQVQIPSPSRQGISVPRSALLDRAGIPGVFVVDAKGIAHYRLVRPGAEVGSEVEILAGLVAGERIVVDPSADLINGSRVVPAGAQHG, encoded by the coding sequence ATGAATGCAGCGAAGAGACCGTGGTTAGCGGGCGGGCTGGTGCTCGCCCTGTCCCTGGGCCTTGCGGCCTGTGGTAAGAGCCCAAGGGAGGCGCCAACCGCAGGTGCGACGGTCCAGGCCCAGGTGTTGACCCTCAAGAGCAGCGCCGAAAAAGGCTACAGTTCGGTACCAGGGACGGTGGTCGCGGCGCAGCAGGTTCAGTTGAGTTCGCGCCTCAGCGGCTATCTGCGTCACCTGGATCTGCGCGTTGGCCAGGCCGTGCAGCGCGGTCAGCTCCTCTTCGAGGTGGATCCTGCCACTGCCGACAGTCAGGTGCAGCAGGCCCGGGCGAGTCTCGCCCAGGCCGAGGCGAATCTCGCCAACGCGCGATCCAACTACGAGCGTTTCAAGCATCTCTATGCCCAGGGGGCCATTCCCGCCAAGCAGTGGGATGAGGTGCAAGCGCAGTATCGCATGGCCGAAGCCCAGGCTGCGGCGGCGCGTGCTGGTATTGCCAGCGCCCAGGCCAATCTGGGCTACGCCCGCGTGACCGCACCCTTTGCTGGTGTCATCACCGAAAAATTTCTGCAGAATGGTGATCTGGTGGCTCCGGGTCGGCCGGTGCTGACCCTGGCAGACCCCAGTCACCTGGAGGTGCAGGCCAGCGTTGGCAGCCGTCTCTTTGCCGCTCTGCGGCAGGGCGAGACCGTCCCGGTGCTTGCGGACGGACATACCATCGACGCGCGTGTGCTGGACCTCGTTGCCGTTGCCGATAGCGAGACCCACACGCATCTCGTCAAGCTCACGCTGCCTGCGGACAGCCCCGTGCAGGCGGGCGACTATGTCCAGGTGCAGATCCCGAGCCCCAGTCGCCAGGGTATCTCGGTCCCGCGCAGCGCCCTGCTAGACCGTGCCGGTATCCCCGGAGTCTTTGTCGTCGATGCCAAAGGCATCGCACACTACCGCCTGGTACGCCCGGGTGCTGAGGTGGGATCCGAGGTGGAGATACTGGCGGGTCTCGTAGCGGGGGAGCGCATCGTGGTGGACCCCAGTGCCGACCTGATCAACGGCAGTCGCGTGGTGCCGGCGGGAGCGCAGCATGGCTGA
- a CDS encoding TolC family protein has product MSGSLRGARRIFIVLLAAVLSPAAQALDFADCVKAALQQNPAMLEAHAESAEAKGAVSAARGHLLPKLTASFSASQSNNALTVFGMKLSQRRATFNSFGANQFDPNLGAAGLDIAPGNLDHPSGYHNFGTKLQLDIPIWNGGAIRGGIDQATAMLRAAQNGDRAAQQKLIFALLQAYDGVVAAQSAIEVAEKAQQAAAAYVKTSRQLLARGVIVKSDLLSAEVHQEEAQLALRHARDQKANALENLAVLIGRAQTEGLEVGAPVMPAFPEGTLEQLQAEALADNAGIQALREQLKAARAGVTVARAAYLPHVNAMANQEWNGTGIGNGAPSYTVGGEVSWAALDFSRGGQVDSARAKVQLQLAKLQQAEDHLRVQLGQAWRAAHEASARVKSRELAVRQAEEAQRLLRLRYENGVETLTGLLRGQAELDRIRAELVQARYDEAVERAALWLALGKLELAHIVAVTGASVPQEGATG; this is encoded by the coding sequence ATGTCCGGTTCATTGCGCGGCGCACGCCGTATCTTCATCGTCTTGCTGGCGGCAGTGCTGAGTCCTGCGGCGCAGGCCCTGGATTTTGCCGATTGCGTCAAGGCGGCATTGCAGCAGAATCCGGCAATGCTCGAGGCGCACGCTGAGAGCGCCGAGGCCAAGGGCGCGGTCTCGGCGGCGCGGGGGCACCTGTTGCCGAAGCTCACGGCATCTTTTTCCGCCTCCCAGTCCAACAACGCCCTGACCGTCTTCGGTATGAAGCTGTCGCAGCGGCGCGCCACCTTCAACTCCTTTGGTGCCAACCAGTTTGACCCCAATCTGGGCGCCGCCGGTCTCGACATAGCCCCGGGCAATCTCGATCATCCCAGTGGTTACCACAACTTTGGCACCAAGCTGCAGCTGGATATTCCCATCTGGAATGGCGGCGCCATCCGTGGCGGCATCGATCAGGCCACAGCGATGCTGCGCGCCGCGCAGAACGGCGACCGGGCGGCGCAGCAGAAGCTCATCTTTGCGCTCTTGCAGGCCTACGACGGCGTGGTGGCGGCTCAATCTGCCATCGAGGTGGCAGAAAAAGCGCAGCAGGCGGCCGCGGCCTACGTCAAGACCTCCCGGCAGCTACTGGCCCGGGGCGTCATCGTCAAAAGCGATCTGCTGAGTGCCGAGGTGCATCAGGAGGAGGCGCAACTGGCGCTTCGCCATGCTCGGGATCAAAAAGCAAACGCCCTCGAGAATCTGGCGGTGCTCATCGGGCGCGCCCAAACCGAAGGGCTGGAAGTGGGAGCGCCGGTGATGCCCGCCTTTCCCGAGGGGACCCTCGAGCAGTTGCAGGCCGAAGCCCTGGCAGACAATGCCGGGATTCAGGCCCTGCGTGAGCAGCTCAAGGCCGCGCGGGCGGGGGTGACGGTGGCGCGTGCTGCCTACCTGCCCCACGTCAATGCCATGGCCAACCAGGAGTGGAACGGCACGGGCATCGGCAATGGCGCGCCCTCCTATACCGTGGGTGGCGAGGTGAGCTGGGCGGCTCTGGATTTTTCGCGGGGCGGTCAGGTGGACAGCGCCCGGGCCAAGGTGCAGCTGCAGCTGGCCAAATTGCAGCAGGCCGAGGACCACTTGCGGGTACAACTGGGTCAGGCCTGGCGTGCCGCCCACGAGGCATCGGCGCGCGTGAAGAGTCGGGAGCTCGCCGTACGGCAGGCGGAAGAAGCGCAGCGCCTCCTGCGTCTACGCTACGAAAACGGCGTCGAAACCCTGACGGGCCTCTTGCGCGGCCAGGCAGAGCTGGATCGCATTCGGGCAGAGCTGGTGCAGGCACGTTACGACGAAGCGGTGGAGCGTGCAGCCCTATGGCTCGCCCTCGGGAAGCTTGAGCTAGCGCATATAGTGGCGGTGACGGGAGCGTCCGTGCCGCAGGAAGGAGCAACGGGATGA
- a CDS encoding ArsR/SmtB family transcription factor has translation MDQLPTREEDIEQASRSLKAMAHPLRLKVLCVLGSDEMSVQDIVAAVGTTQSNISQHLAILREKDILRARKDANKVYYRVGDPRTLRLISMMSEVFCNLHGV, from the coding sequence ATGGATCAGCTACCAACCCGAGAAGAGGATATCGAACAGGCCTCCCGCTCACTCAAGGCCATGGCCCACCCCTTGCGCCTCAAGGTGCTCTGTGTATTGGGATCGGACGAGATGAGCGTACAGGATATCGTCGCCGCCGTCGGCACCACCCAGAGCAACATCTCCCAGCATCTGGCCATTCTTCGCGAGAAGGACATCCTGCGCGCCCGGAAGGATGCCAACAAGGTCTATTACCGCGTCGGTGACCCCCGGACACTGCGTCTGATCTCCATGATGTCCGAGGTTTTCTGCAATCTGCACGGCGTTTGA
- the ubiD gene encoding 4-hydroxy-3-polyprenylbenzoate decarboxylase, protein MSYRDLRAFLADLEHRGWLRRIATPVSPVLEMTEICDRSLRHGGPAILFEHPTGFDIPVLGNLFGTPERVALGMGGESLEDLRQIGRLLAYLKEPDPPKGLRDLWNQLPTLRKVLHMAPHVLRQPPCQEVVLQGDEIDLTRWPVQTCWPEDVGPLLTWGLTITRGPHKKRANMGIYRQQLLGPRRVIMRWLAHRGGAQDLREFQKQHPGEPFPVAVAFGADPATILAAVIPIPDTLSEHQFAGLLRGARTDLADATLVPLQVPAHAEMVLEGHIYPDDFAVEGPFGDHTGYYNETERFPVLTIERLTHRRDPIYHSTFTGRPPDEPAILGVALNEVFVPLLQKQYPEILDFYLPPEGCSYRLAVVRIRKGYPGHAKRVMFGVWGFLRQFMYTKFIIVVDEDIDARSWPDVIWAMTTRMDPVRDTLLVDNTPIDYLDFASPVAGLGGKVGFDATNKLPGETQREWGRPIRMGDDVRARVDAILAQLDRPLY, encoded by the coding sequence ATGAGCTATCGTGACCTGCGTGCCTTCCTCGCTGACCTCGAGCACCGGGGCTGGTTGCGGCGCATCGCGACTCCCGTATCGCCGGTTCTTGAGATGACGGAAATCTGCGATCGCAGCCTGCGCCACGGCGGACCGGCCATCCTCTTCGAGCACCCGACGGGATTCGATATTCCCGTCCTCGGCAACCTCTTCGGTACCCCGGAGCGAGTGGCCCTGGGTATGGGCGGAGAGTCCCTGGAGGATCTGCGGCAGATAGGGCGGCTCCTTGCCTACCTCAAGGAACCGGACCCGCCCAAGGGCCTGCGCGACCTGTGGAACCAGCTGCCGACTCTGCGCAAGGTGTTGCACATGGCCCCGCATGTCCTGCGTCAGCCGCCCTGCCAGGAGGTGGTACTGCAGGGTGATGAGATCGATCTCACGCGCTGGCCGGTGCAGACCTGCTGGCCCGAGGATGTCGGCCCGCTCCTGACCTGGGGACTGACCATCACCCGTGGCCCCCACAAGAAGCGCGCCAATATGGGCATCTATCGGCAGCAGCTCCTTGGACCGCGACGCGTCATCATGCGCTGGCTGGCCCACCGCGGTGGGGCCCAGGACCTGCGGGAATTTCAGAAGCAGCATCCTGGCGAGCCTTTTCCCGTGGCCGTGGCTTTTGGTGCGGACCCGGCGACTATTCTGGCGGCCGTGATTCCCATTCCCGATACCCTCTCGGAGCACCAGTTCGCCGGACTCCTGCGCGGTGCCCGTACCGATCTGGCCGACGCCACTCTGGTACCTCTGCAGGTTCCTGCCCACGCCGAAATGGTGCTGGAAGGGCATATCTATCCGGACGATTTTGCCGTGGAGGGCCCCTTTGGCGACCACACCGGTTATTACAACGAGACGGAGCGTTTCCCCGTTCTCACCATCGAGCGGCTCACCCACCGCCGCGATCCCATTTACCACAGCACCTTCACCGGTCGTCCGCCCGATGAGCCTGCCATTCTTGGGGTGGCGCTGAATGAGGTCTTCGTCCCGTTGCTCCAGAAGCAGTATCCCGAGATCCTCGACTTCTATCTGCCCCCGGAGGGCTGCTCCTATCGCCTGGCGGTGGTGCGCATCCGCAAGGGTTATCCGGGCCACGCCAAGCGCGTCATGTTTGGCGTCTGGGGCTTTTTGCGGCAATTCATGTACACCAAGTTCATCATTGTCGTGGACGAAGACATCGACGCGCGCAGCTGGCCCGATGTGATCTGGGCCATGACCACGCGGATGGATCCCGTGCGCGACACGCTGCTGGTGGACAACACCCCCATCGATTACCTGGATTTCGCCTCGCCGGTGGCAGGCCTTGGGGGCAAGGTCGGCTTCGATGCCACCAACAAATTGCCGGGTGAAACCCAGCGGGAGTGGGGGCGCCCCATCCGCATGGGGGACGACGTGCGCGCCCGTGTGGATGCGATTCTCGCGCAACTGGATCGACCGCTCTACTGA
- a CDS encoding phosphate/phosphite/phosphonate ABC transporter substrate-binding protein → MKDTEEPRGDGEPLALTVDPNYSGKNLPAWFLLNTYLQKHLGLRMRFTPFEDFHACREAILRGQYDLVYANPFDWVQYREKAGFEPLVKPREHYDEVYLCVREDSDIHSLADLPERLRIASASPETLVHMVGLFLLDRAEVDRARLDFRFTGSYRSALQALLQGQASLGFIFNEVFEAASSVVRKGLRVIARSDDAFAFHAFCAGPRLLPQRETVVRVLCAMTEAEGGRRLLADLGFSSFAPVEDSEVECLTVLAEEYISGHEAIDIRATSSVAVDDSAFVVAREDPPEA, encoded by the coding sequence ATGAAAGATACTGAGGAGCCGCGCGGCGATGGTGAACCGCTGGCGTTGACGGTGGATCCCAACTACTCCGGCAAGAATCTACCCGCCTGGTTTCTGCTCAACACCTATCTGCAAAAACATCTGGGCCTGCGTATGCGGTTTACGCCCTTCGAGGATTTTCATGCCTGTCGGGAAGCGATTCTCCGTGGCCAGTACGATCTGGTCTACGCCAATCCCTTCGACTGGGTCCAGTATCGCGAGAAGGCCGGATTCGAGCCTTTGGTCAAGCCGCGGGAACACTACGATGAAGTCTATCTTTGTGTGCGCGAAGACAGCGACATACACAGCCTGGCCGATCTTCCCGAGCGTCTACGGATTGCTTCCGCTAGCCCGGAGACCCTGGTGCACATGGTCGGTCTCTTCCTCCTGGATCGCGCCGAGGTGGATCGCGCGCGCCTCGATTTTCGTTTCACCGGCAGCTATCGCTCGGCGCTCCAGGCCCTGCTGCAGGGGCAAGCGTCCCTGGGTTTCATCTTCAACGAAGTGTTCGAGGCGGCCAGCAGTGTGGTGCGCAAGGGCTTGCGGGTCATCGCCCGCTCCGACGACGCCTTTGCCTTTCATGCCTTCTGCGCCGGGCCACGTCTGCTGCCACAGCGGGAAACCGTGGTGCGCGTTCTCTGCGCCATGACGGAAGCGGAGGGCGGGCGGCGCCTGTTGGCCGACCTCGGCTTCTCCAGCTTTGCTCCGGTCGAGGACAGCGAGGTGGAGTGCCTGACCGTCCTCGCCGAGGAGTACATCAGCGGCCACGAGGCCATCGATATCCGCGCCACCTCCTCCGTCGCCGTGGACGATTCAGCCTTCGTGGTGGCGCGGGAAGACCCGCCCGAGGCCTGA
- a CDS encoding SCP2 sterol-binding domain-containing protein — protein MAAKFMSTEWIRLVGKQWDNHPEIQKDLKNFNATWEYYIEDRPDIPHVMLFCKAGKVIYAGPSDGRRRDFIMWTTLDNWKKILSGELSGKAALMTRKLKFKGSMMTAMKYMTPFNIHLNILGEIPVDFDI, from the coding sequence ATGGCGGCGAAATTCATGAGCACCGAGTGGATTCGGTTGGTGGGAAAGCAGTGGGATAACCATCCAGAGATCCAGAAGGACCTGAAAAACTTCAATGCGACCTGGGAATATTATATCGAGGATCGTCCCGATATTCCCCACGTCATGCTGTTTTGCAAGGCCGGCAAGGTCATCTACGCTGGCCCCTCGGATGGTCGGCGTCGCGATTTCATCATGTGGACGACCCTGGACAACTGGAAGAAGATTCTGAGTGGCGAACTCAGCGGCAAGGCGGCGCTCATGACCCGCAAATTGAAATTCAAGGGCTCCATGATGACGGCCATGAAATACATGACTCCCTTCAACATTCACCTCAATATCCTCGGAGAAATTCCGGTGGATTTCGATATTTGA
- a CDS encoding tRNA threonylcarbamoyladenosine dehydratase, giving the protein METAFSRTEILLGRDALDYLAQCHVLVAGLGGVGGYVAENLARAGVGRLTLIDHDTVGPSNLNRQLVALHSSLGRAKVAVMRERIADIAPDCRVEGHATFLDGKNVRPLLAELSPDILADCIDAIACKVELILAAQTLNLPIFSSMGAGNRLDPAQIRLARLNQTEGCPLAREVRALLRKAGGSLDFWTVYSREAPRPAAPAQTSGTGPGGRAKTVNGTISYMPAFFGLWLSAAILRHALRVGGFSQIV; this is encoded by the coding sequence ATGGAAACCGCTTTCAGTCGTACGGAAATTCTCTTGGGAAGAGACGCGTTGGATTATCTTGCGCAATGCCACGTGCTTGTGGCCGGCTTGGGTGGTGTCGGTGGCTACGTCGCCGAAAACCTGGCGCGTGCTGGCGTTGGTCGACTTACCCTCATCGACCACGATACCGTGGGCCCGAGCAATCTCAATCGCCAACTGGTGGCGCTGCACTCTTCCCTGGGTCGTGCGAAGGTGGCGGTGATGCGTGAACGCATTGCCGATATTGCCCCGGACTGCCGGGTCGAGGGTCATGCGACCTTCCTCGATGGAAAAAACGTGCGCCCACTGCTGGCAGAGCTGTCCCCGGACATTCTCGCCGATTGTATCGACGCCATCGCCTGCAAGGTCGAGCTCATCCTGGCGGCACAAACGCTGAACCTGCCGATTTTTTCGAGCATGGGCGCCGGCAACCGGCTGGATCCGGCGCAGATCCGCTTGGCGCGTCTGAATCAGACCGAGGGCTGCCCACTGGCGCGAGAGGTTCGCGCGCTGCTGCGCAAGGCTGGCGGAAGCCTGGATTTCTGGACGGTATATTCGCGGGAGGCGCCGCGACCGGCGGCACCGGCGCAGACCAGTGGTACCGGCCCCGGGGGACGGGCAAAGACGGTCAACGGCACCATCTCCTACATGCCTGCCTTCTTCGGACTCTGGCTCAGCGCGGCCATTCTCCGTCATGCCTTGCGGGTGGGCGGATTTTCACAGATCGTCTAA
- a CDS encoding TatD family hydrolase → MVQGIIDSHCHFDAPAFAPDRAQVWNRAVAAGVDALILPGYDPQHWQRLAQLAATNTAWFAAFGAHPCYLADLYRSPGQSWEQRLRRYLRTAVALGEIGLDRGPDASPWAIQLDFLHRQLDLAEELGLPVILHARRSTEDLLQNLRHRSGLRGVLHSFSGSWVQAQKALDIGLYIGLGGALTHPRARRLRALAARLPEGSFLVETDAPWQAPADGLGQRNEPARIVSVLATLAALRDTDMDSLSAITAAATRSLFSLPDV, encoded by the coding sequence ATGGTCCAGGGAATCATCGATAGCCATTGCCATTTTGACGCTCCGGCGTTTGCGCCCGACCGTGCGCAGGTCTGGAACAGAGCCGTGGCCGCCGGTGTCGACGCCCTGATTCTCCCGGGTTACGATCCCCAACATTGGCAACGACTGGCACAGCTTGCGGCCACGAACACGGCTTGGTTTGCCGCCTTTGGCGCCCACCCCTGCTATCTCGCTGACTTGTACAGATCCCCGGGCCAGTCCTGGGAGCAGCGTCTGCGTCGGTATCTGCGCACGGCCGTGGCCCTGGGCGAGATCGGTCTGGACCGCGGGCCAGACGCCTCACCGTGGGCCATACAGCTGGATTTTTTGCATCGCCAGCTGGATCTGGCGGAGGAACTTGGCCTGCCGGTCATCCTTCATGCCCGCCGCAGTACCGAAGATCTCCTGCAAAACCTGCGCCACCGCTCTGGCTTGCGTGGTGTCCTCCACAGTTTTTCCGGCAGCTGGGTACAGGCGCAGAAGGCGTTGGATATCGGCCTGTACATCGGGCTCGGTGGTGCGCTTACCCACCCCCGCGCGCGACGGCTGCGCGCGTTGGCGGCGCGGTTGCCCGAGGGTAGTTTTCTGGTGGAGACCGACGCTCCCTGGCAGGCCCCGGCCGATGGCCTGGGCCAGCGCAATGAGCCGGCGCGTATCGTCTCGGTCCTTGCCACTCTGGCCGCATTGCGCGACACCGATATGGACAGCCTCTCTGCCATCACCGCTGCCGCCACGCGCTCCCTTTTCTCGCTACCGGATGTTTGA
- a CDS encoding FAD-dependent monooxygenase, translating into MNPATAEVSENAEIAILGNGPVAQSLVLALGELGRSCLLVDTRPAMAHSPEQNAERTVALAAGSRRLLDALGVRLGDPGLGAIARVQISQARGGPRVELSHRLLAIPEKRLGEVWPLSTLSATIAQGLERLGTVKAKPWGPLQGFSWHPDHVELQWPKARIQARLVVLADGGHGHLGPLLGLQRRGWDHNRQALVARVRVASEPSGERCAYEHFLASGPLAFLPVDAPREFSLVWSLFPSEAAVLLRANDVVFLQKLNAVRPQGLAAVTEVHNRGFYPLYFQQYTAAPESRVVLLGNAAQTLHPLAGQGYNLGLRDSITLAALLRESLERAEDPGAIQLLQDFQRIRRRDRLEIIAFTEGMNRLFGLRSAPVHLLRAAGLAALQMSPGIKARLAARLAGLRLPSASHIPDLDVENAAYART; encoded by the coding sequence ATGAATCCTGCAACGGCCGAGGTGAGCGAGAACGCGGAGATCGCGATACTGGGCAACGGCCCGGTGGCGCAGAGTCTGGTCCTCGCCCTTGGCGAGCTTGGGCGGTCTTGTCTCCTGGTGGACACCCGTCCCGCGATGGCCCACAGCCCGGAACAGAACGCCGAGAGAACGGTGGCCCTCGCCGCGGGGTCGCGCCGTCTGCTGGACGCACTGGGCGTGCGGCTGGGTGATCCAGGACTTGGCGCCATCGCCCGGGTACAGATCTCTCAGGCGCGTGGAGGCCCCAGGGTAGAGCTCTCTCACCGCCTGTTGGCCATCCCGGAAAAACGCCTCGGCGAGGTGTGGCCATTATCCACCCTGAGTGCAACCATCGCCCAGGGTCTCGAGCGGCTGGGAACGGTGAAGGCCAAGCCCTGGGGACCGCTGCAAGGCTTTTCCTGGCACCCAGACCACGTGGAGCTGCAGTGGCCCAAGGCCAGGATCCAGGCTCGGCTCGTCGTCCTCGCCGATGGCGGACACGGACATCTTGGCCCTCTGCTGGGTCTGCAGCGCCGCGGCTGGGACCATAATCGTCAGGCCCTCGTCGCCCGGGTGCGGGTGGCCAGCGAGCCCAGTGGAGAGCGCTGCGCCTATGAGCACTTTCTGGCCAGTGGACCGCTTGCCTTTCTGCCCGTAGACGCACCCCGGGAATTTTCCCTGGTGTGGAGCCTGTTTCCGAGCGAGGCGGCAGTCCTGCTCCGTGCCAACGATGTGGTCTTCCTGCAGAAGCTCAACGCCGTCCGGCCCCAAGGTCTTGCCGCCGTGACCGAGGTGCATAATCGCGGCTTCTATCCCCTGTACTTCCAGCAGTACACGGCCGCGCCCGAGAGTCGCGTCGTGCTTTTGGGCAATGCCGCCCAGACCCTGCACCCCTTGGCCGGCCAAGGCTACAATCTCGGTCTGCGCGACAGCATCACCCTCGCCGCGCTGCTGCGGGAAAGCCTCGAGCGTGCCGAGGATCCCGGCGCAATCCAGCTGCTCCAGGATTTTCAGCGCATCCGCAGGCGCGATCGGCTGGAGATCATCGCCTTTACGGAGGGTATGAACCGTCTCTTCGGGCTTCGCTCCGCCCCCGTGCATCTGCTGCGCGCCGCAGGTCTGGCGGCATTGCAGATGTCGCCAGGAATCAAGGCCCGCCTCGCGGCGCGCCTTGCGGGTCTGCGTCTGCCTTCGGCCAGTCACATTCCCGACCTCGACGTGGAGAATGCTGCCTATGCCCGAACGTGA
- a CDS encoding FAD-dependent monooxygenase — translation MPERDHYDLAVSGAGMVGAALALALAREHWRVAIAERRSASDCATHDPYERISLINAAASEFLADLGIDIARLGTPVLRMRVWDHQWPGSIQLDAEDEGLPRLGYMVENRALEQALHAALKDAGVAIHYATQWQAGPLQDHHRLLYDGHGEAIATTLLAIAEGRESRLRDRCAPAPIWREDYRQQAITATVWMERPHTGTAYQRFLPTGPLAVLPFSDDAGGQPRASIVWSARNSLARRLLALSDAEFLCRMQESFGAQLGRFTAVGKRGHYPLSALHLSRYRSERAVVLGDSAHGVHPLAGLGVNLGFRDVAALRQILVEAQRQRRDWGSAAVLAQYERQRRPDNLVTVLTCGALNRLFSNRSAALAGLRDIGLMGSNLIPPVKAFFIRQATGL, via the coding sequence ATGCCCGAACGTGACCACTATGACTTGGCGGTATCCGGGGCCGGAATGGTCGGTGCCGCCCTTGCCCTAGCACTGGCGCGCGAACACTGGCGAGTGGCCATTGCCGAGCGCCGCAGCGCCAGCGATTGTGCAACGCACGATCCCTACGAGCGCATCAGTCTCATCAATGCCGCTGCCTCAGAGTTTTTGGCGGATCTCGGCATCGATATTGCGCGTCTGGGCACACCCGTGTTGCGGATGCGGGTCTGGGATCACCAATGGCCCGGGAGCATACAACTGGACGCCGAGGATGAGGGTTTGCCCCGCCTTGGCTACATGGTCGAGAACCGAGCACTGGAACAAGCCCTGCACGCGGCTCTCAAGGACGCGGGCGTGGCCATACACTACGCCACCCAATGGCAGGCGGGCCCGCTGCAAGACCATCACCGATTGCTCTACGATGGCCATGGTGAGGCCATCGCCACGACGCTCCTTGCCATTGCCGAGGGTCGTGAATCCAGGCTCCGGGATCGCTGTGCGCCGGCCCCTATCTGGCGTGAGGACTACCGGCAGCAGGCCATCACCGCGACGGTGTGGATGGAAAGGCCGCACACTGGCACCGCTTACCAGCGTTTTCTCCCGACAGGACCACTGGCCGTCCTGCCCTTCAGCGACGACGCTGGTGGCCAGCCGCGGGCAAGCATTGTCTGGAGCGCGCGTAACAGCTTGGCGCGGCGGTTGCTGGCACTGTCGGACGCTGAATTTCTGTGTCGCATGCAGGAAAGTTTTGGAGCCCAGCTGGGGCGCTTTACGGCCGTCGGCAAACGCGGTCACTACCCCCTGTCGGCCCTGCACCTTAGCCGCTACCGCAGCGAGCGTGCCGTCGTTCTGGGCGACAGTGCCCACGGTGTGCACCCCCTTGCCGGGCTTGGCGTCAATCTGGGTTTTCGCGATGTTGCGGCCTTGCGCCAGATTCTCGTCGAGGCGCAGCGGCAGCGCCGGGATTGGGGCTCGGCTGCGGTACTGGCACAATACGAACGCCAGCGTCGTCCCGACAATCTGGTCACGGTACTGACCTGCGGCGCGCTCAACCGGCTTTTCTCCAACCGCAGTGCTGCCCTGGCTGGCCTGCGCGACATCGGGCTCATGGGCAGCAACCTGATTCCACCCGTCAAGGCTTTTTTCATTCGACAGGCCACAGGCCTCTGA
- a CDS encoding accessory factor UbiK family protein, with translation MQNRIADNIAAALGDTLARLGSVKEDVDQQLRAAVANALDRLDIVTREDFDIQQDLVARLGARLAALEERVARLEEEQTGEATPSAPSAAD, from the coding sequence ATGCAGAACCGTATTGCCGACAACATTGCCGCCGCCCTAGGCGACACCCTCGCCCGCCTCGGCTCCGTCAAGGAAGACGTGGACCAGCAGCTGCGTGCGGCGGTGGCCAACGCCCTGGATCGCCTGGATATCGTCACCCGCGAGGACTTCGACATCCAGCAGGACCTGGTTGCCCGCCTCGGCGCGCGGCTGGCGGCCCTGGAGGAGCGCGTCGCCCGTTTGGAGGAAGAACAGACCGGCGAAGCCACGCCCTCCGCGCCCAGTGCCGCGGACTGA